In Jatrophihabitans endophyticus, one DNA window encodes the following:
- a CDS encoding amidase, translating to MDEAARRIHAFTDDALGDHDAVGLAEQVRRGAVGRDELAAAAAARSRAVEAELHAVAFDAFASPRLGDDPEAALFGVPTFVKDNTDLAGWPTNHGSEAYVASPAKRDGAYARQYLGTGLTVLGKSRLPEFGFNATTEFMTQPPTRNPWDPAYSVGASSGGSAAMVAAGVVPIAHANDGGGSIRIPAACAGLVGLKPSRGRHRDGEQARHLPINMVSEGVVTRSVRDTAAFVAAAEDGWRNPNLPPVGLVTGPAQRRLRVGLILDTVTGATVDEDTRRAVERTAALLERAGHVVEPIALPVTEQFAADFVQYWGLLAELALDTSRLLLSRSFDAARADGLSRGLRAFHRRHLYRTPGALRRLRRVPQQCAALLARHEVVLSPVLAHTTPPLGHLAPTVAYDELIHRLTRWVAYTPLNNISGQPGISLPMGTTAGGLPVGVQLTAAHGDERTLLELAYLLEAAQPFARIQD from the coding sequence ATGGACGAAGCCGCCCGTCGCATCCACGCCTTCACCGACGACGCCCTGGGCGACCACGACGCGGTCGGGCTCGCCGAGCAGGTCCGCCGCGGGGCGGTCGGTCGCGACGAGCTGGCGGCCGCGGCCGCCGCCCGCTCCCGCGCCGTCGAGGCGGAGCTGCACGCCGTCGCCTTCGACGCGTTCGCCTCGCCCCGACTCGGTGACGACCCCGAAGCGGCGCTGTTCGGCGTCCCCACGTTCGTGAAGGACAACACCGATCTTGCCGGCTGGCCCACCAACCACGGCAGCGAGGCCTACGTGGCGAGCCCGGCGAAGCGCGACGGCGCCTACGCGCGGCAGTACCTCGGCACCGGCCTGACCGTGCTGGGCAAGTCCCGGTTGCCCGAGTTCGGCTTCAACGCCACCACCGAGTTCATGACGCAGCCGCCCACCCGCAACCCGTGGGACCCGGCCTACTCGGTCGGGGCGTCGTCGGGCGGCTCGGCCGCGATGGTGGCCGCGGGCGTCGTCCCGATCGCGCACGCCAACGACGGCGGCGGCTCGATCCGCATCCCCGCCGCGTGCGCCGGGCTCGTCGGGCTCAAGCCGTCCCGCGGTCGCCATCGCGACGGCGAGCAGGCCCGCCACCTCCCGATCAACATGGTCTCCGAGGGCGTCGTGACCCGCAGCGTCCGCGACACCGCCGCGTTCGTCGCGGCGGCCGAGGACGGCTGGCGCAATCCGAACCTGCCGCCGGTCGGGCTGGTCACCGGCCCCGCGCAGCGACGGCTGCGGGTCGGTCTGATCCTCGACACCGTCACCGGCGCGACGGTCGACGAGGACACCCGTCGCGCCGTCGAGCGGACCGCCGCGCTGCTGGAGCGTGCCGGTCACGTCGTCGAGCCGATCGCGCTCCCCGTCACCGAGCAGTTCGCGGCCGACTTCGTCCAGTACTGGGGCCTGCTGGCCGAGCTCGCCCTCGACACCTCCCGGCTGCTGCTCAGCCGATCGTTCGACGCCGCGCGCGCGGACGGGCTGAGCCGGGGACTGCGGGCGTTCCACCGGCGGCACCTGTATCGCACGCCGGGTGCGCTGCGTCGGCTACGCCGGGTCCCGCAGCAGTGCGCGGCCCTGCTGGCGCGACACGAGGTCGTCCTCTCCCCCGTTCTCGCCCACACCACGCCGCCGCTCGGCCACCTCGCGCCCACCGTCGCCTACGACGAGCTCATCCACCGGCTCACGCGGTGGGTGGCGTACACGCCGCTCAACAACATCTCCGGCCAGCCGGGCATCTCGCTGCCGATGGGCACGACGGCGGGCGGCCTGCCGGTCGGCGTCCAGCTCACCGCGGCGCACGGCGACGAGCGCACGCTGCTGGAGCTCGCGTACCTGCTCGAGGCCGCACAGCCCTTCGCCCGCATCCAGGACTGA
- a CDS encoding fumarate reductase/succinate dehydrogenase flavoprotein subunit — translation MSTSYTVGDPIADTKAPAGPIEDRWSTRKFEAKLVNPANRRKHRVIVVGTGLAGGSAGATLAEQGYHVIQFCFQDSPRRAHSVAAQGGINAAKNYRNDGDSVHRLFYDTIKGGDFRSRESNVHRLAEISLQIIDQCVAQGVPFAREYGGLLDTRSFGGVQVQRTFYARGQTGQQLLYGAYQALERQIDAGNIEMHARTEMLDLVMVDGRARGIVARDLVTGEITTHLADAVVLATGGYGNVFYLSTNAKGSNASAIWRAHRRGAYLANPCFTQIHPTCIPRSGDYQSKLTLMSESLRNDGRIWVPKKRGDERPPNEIPEDERDYYLERIYPSFGNLVPRDIASRAAKNQCDEGRGVGPGGLGVYLDFGDAVERLGRDAVAAKYGNLFDMYQRITAENPYEVPMRIYPAVHYTMGGLWVDYDLQTTIPGLFAIGEANFSDHGANRLGASALMQGLSDGYFVLPPVLNDYLATAKLGTVEATDAAVAQVETETRQRIDTLLSIQGQRTVDSFHRELGMLVWDMCGMARNESGLRKALERIPELRQEFWTNVKIPGTGEQLNQQLEKANRVADFLEFAELMCLDALVREESCGGHFREEHQTADGEAERDDDGFSYAAAWEYTGSSEGPVLHKEALEFEYVHLAQRSYT, via the coding sequence GTGAGTACCTCGTACACCGTCGGCGACCCGATCGCCGACACCAAGGCACCGGCCGGCCCCATCGAGGACCGGTGGTCCACCCGCAAGTTCGAGGCCAAGCTGGTCAACCCGGCCAACCGTCGCAAGCACCGCGTGATCGTCGTCGGCACCGGCCTCGCGGGCGGATCGGCCGGCGCCACGCTAGCCGAGCAGGGCTACCACGTCATCCAGTTCTGCTTCCAGGACTCGCCGCGACGTGCGCACTCGGTGGCCGCGCAGGGCGGCATCAACGCCGCGAAGAACTACCGCAACGACGGCGACTCCGTGCACCGGCTGTTCTACGACACGATCAAGGGCGGGGACTTCCGCAGTCGCGAGTCCAACGTGCACCGGCTGGCCGAGATCTCGCTGCAGATCATCGACCAGTGCGTCGCGCAGGGCGTGCCGTTCGCGCGGGAGTACGGCGGTCTGCTCGACACCCGATCCTTCGGCGGCGTGCAGGTGCAGCGCACGTTCTACGCGCGGGGCCAGACGGGCCAGCAGCTGCTCTACGGCGCCTACCAGGCGCTCGAGCGGCAGATCGACGCCGGCAACATCGAGATGCACGCCCGCACCGAGATGCTCGACCTCGTCATGGTGGACGGCCGCGCCCGCGGCATCGTCGCGCGCGACCTGGTCACCGGCGAGATCACGACGCACCTCGCCGACGCCGTGGTGCTGGCGACCGGCGGCTACGGCAACGTCTTCTACCTCTCCACGAACGCCAAGGGCTCCAACGCGTCGGCCATCTGGCGGGCGCACCGGCGCGGGGCCTACCTCGCGAACCCGTGCTTCACGCAGATCCACCCCACGTGCATCCCCCGTTCGGGCGACTACCAGTCCAAGCTCACGCTGATGAGCGAGTCGCTGCGCAACGACGGCCGCATCTGGGTGCCCAAGAAGCGCGGCGACGAGCGGCCGCCGAACGAGATCCCCGAGGACGAGCGCGACTACTACCTGGAGCGGATCTACCCCAGCTTCGGCAACCTGGTGCCCCGCGACATCGCCTCGCGGGCCGCGAAGAACCAGTGCGACGAGGGGCGCGGCGTGGGCCCCGGCGGGCTGGGTGTCTACCTCGACTTCGGCGACGCCGTCGAGCGGCTGGGCCGCGACGCGGTCGCCGCCAAGTACGGCAACTTGTTCGACATGTACCAGCGCATCACGGCCGAGAACCCGTACGAGGTGCCGATGCGCATCTACCCGGCCGTCCACTACACGATGGGCGGCTTGTGGGTCGACTACGACCTGCAGACGACCATCCCGGGACTCTTCGCGATCGGTGAGGCCAACTTCTCCGACCACGGCGCGAACCGTCTCGGCGCGTCCGCACTCATGCAGGGCCTGTCCGACGGCTACTTCGTGCTGCCGCCGGTGCTCAACGACTATCTCGCGACGGCGAAGCTCGGCACGGTCGAGGCCACCGACGCGGCGGTGGCGCAGGTCGAGACCGAGACCCGGCAGCGCATCGACACGCTGCTCTCCATCCAGGGGCAGCGCACGGTCGACTCGTTCCACCGCGAGCTCGGCATGCTGGTCTGGGACATGTGCGGCATGGCTCGCAACGAGTCCGGGCTGCGCAAGGCGCTCGAGCGCATCCCCGAGCTGCGCCAGGAGTTCTGGACCAACGTCAAGATCCCCGGCACCGGCGAGCAGCTCAACCAGCAGCTGGAGAAGGCCAACCGGGTCGCCGACTTCCTCGAGTTCGCCGAACTGATGTGCCTCGACGCGCTGGTGCGCGAGGAGTCGTGCGGCGGGCACTTCCGCGAGGAGCACCAGACCGCCGACGGCGAGGCCGAGCGCGACGACGACGGCTTCAGCTACGCCGCCGCCTGGGAGTACACCGGCTCGAGCGAGGGCCCGGTGCTGCACAAGGAAGCGCTTGAGTTCGAGTACGTCCACCTCGCACAACGGAGCTACACATGA
- a CDS encoding VOC family protein, with protein sequence MTPHLDSVTVGASDFAASAEFYEAALGALGFVRTHELVDEEEDDAAVEALGWGPAGAPAQVWLVTSGVPTRDVHVRLRVASRLDVEEFHSAALAAGGREHAAPRRWTPYRRGEFNAIVRDPDGNLVEAVAPE encoded by the coding sequence GTGACCCCGCATCTCGACAGCGTCACCGTCGGCGCGTCCGACTTCGCCGCGTCGGCCGAGTTCTACGAGGCGGCGCTCGGCGCGCTCGGCTTCGTGCGCACCCACGAGCTCGTCGACGAGGAGGAGGACGACGCCGCCGTCGAGGCGCTCGGCTGGGGCCCGGCCGGCGCGCCGGCGCAGGTCTGGCTGGTGACCAGCGGCGTGCCGACCCGGGACGTGCACGTTCGGCTGCGGGTCGCCTCCCGCCTCGACGTCGAGGAGTTCCACTCGGCCGCGCTCGCGGCCGGCGGCCGCGAGCACGCGGCACCGCGGCGCTGGACCCCCTACCGCCGGGGCGAGTTCAACGCGATCGTGCGCGACCCCGACGGCAACCTGGTCGAGGCCGTCGCCCCGGAGTGA
- a CDS encoding VOC family protein, translating into MSDAPRRPTMALTSVTVGAPDAPALAGFYGRLLDWPVVAEEADWAQVRPPDGVAGPTVNVEHEAHWRAPVWPSEPGAQHATMHLDIRVDDLDVAEAWATSLGARRDAVQPQPDVVVMRDPVGHPFCFFLD; encoded by the coding sequence GTGAGCGATGCGCCGCGGCGTCCCACCATGGCGCTGACCTCGGTGACGGTGGGTGCCCCGGACGCCCCGGCCCTCGCCGGGTTCTACGGCCGGCTGCTCGACTGGCCTGTCGTGGCCGAGGAGGCGGACTGGGCACAGGTCCGCCCGCCCGACGGCGTCGCGGGACCGACCGTCAACGTCGAGCACGAAGCGCACTGGCGTGCGCCGGTGTGGCCGAGCGAGCCCGGAGCGCAGCACGCGACGATGCACCTCGACATCCGGGTGGACGATCTCGACGTGGCCGAGGCGTGGGCGACCTCGCTCGGCGCGCGCCGCGATGCGGTGCAACCGCAGCCCGACGTGGTGGTCATGCGCGACCCCGTGGGCCACCCCTTCTGCTTCTTCCTCGACTGA
- a CDS encoding succinate dehydrogenase/fumarate reductase iron-sulfur subunit, whose translation MKITVRVWRQNGPEADGRFVDYPVDDVSAEMSFLEMLDVLNEQLILDGEDPIAFDHDCREGICGSCGMCIDGRAHGPVQTTTCQLHMREFSDGDTIEVEPWRSTAFPVIKDLVVDRTAFDRIIQSGGYITAPTGAAPEAHSTPVPKPDADRAFENATCIGCGACVAACPNGSAMLFTSAKIAHLNALPQGQPERETRVLGMVNQMDEEGFGGCTNVGECVAACPKEIPFFSIVDMNKQFRKAVRSGRR comes from the coding sequence ATGAAGATCACCGTCCGCGTGTGGCGACAGAACGGCCCCGAGGCCGACGGCCGCTTTGTCGACTACCCGGTCGACGACGTCTCGGCCGAGATGTCGTTCCTGGAGATGCTCGACGTCCTCAACGAGCAGCTCATCCTCGACGGCGAGGACCCGATCGCCTTCGACCACGACTGTCGCGAGGGCATCTGCGGCTCGTGCGGCATGTGCATCGACGGGCGGGCGCACGGCCCCGTCCAGACCACCACGTGCCAGCTGCACATGCGCGAGTTCTCCGACGGCGACACCATCGAGGTCGAGCCGTGGCGCTCGACCGCGTTCCCGGTGATCAAGGACCTCGTCGTCGACCGCACCGCGTTCGACCGCATCATCCAGTCCGGCGGATACATCACCGCGCCGACCGGCGCGGCGCCCGAGGCGCACTCGACGCCGGTGCCCAAGCCCGATGCCGACCGCGCGTTCGAGAACGCGACCTGCATCGGCTGCGGGGCCTGCGTGGCGGCCTGCCCGAACGGGTCGGCGATGCTGTTCACGTCGGCCAAGATCGCGCACCTCAACGCCCTGCCGCAGGGACAGCCCGAGCGCGAGACCCGGGTGCTCGGCATGGTCAACCAGATGGACGAGGAGGGTTTCGGCGGCTGCACGAACGTCGGCGAGTGCGTCGCGGCGTGCCCGAAGGAGATCCCGTTCTTCAGCATCGTCGACATGAACAAGCAGTTCCGCAAGGCGGTCCGTAGCGGCCGTCGCTGA
- the thiD gene encoding bifunctional hydroxymethylpyrimidine kinase/phosphomethylpyrimidine kinase, with the protein MDAVPTALTIAGSDSGGGAGVQADLKTFLACRVHGMSAITAVTVQNSLGVSGFYELPPEAVAEQIESVATDIGVGAAKTGMLASAAIMAAVAETVQRLGIAPFVVDPVAASQHGDPLLRPDAVEALRDVVLPLATLVTPNLGEIALLTGVEVRTRADMDEAAAALLALGPKAVLVKGGHLAGDDAVDLLHDGETAIEFRAPRHDTAHTHGSGDTLASATTAALARGATLAAAVAEGKAFIRGAVAGSFPLGSGLGPVGHFWRVRDWPQRTTP; encoded by the coding sequence ATGGACGCCGTGCCGACCGCGCTCACCATCGCAGGCTCGGACTCCGGCGGCGGCGCCGGGGTCCAGGCCGATCTGAAGACCTTCCTCGCCTGCCGGGTTCACGGCATGTCGGCGATCACCGCCGTCACGGTGCAGAACTCGCTCGGGGTGTCGGGGTTCTACGAGCTCCCGCCGGAGGCGGTGGCCGAGCAGATCGAGTCGGTCGCGACCGACATCGGCGTGGGGGCGGCCAAGACGGGCATGTTGGCCTCGGCCGCGATCATGGCCGCAGTGGCCGAGACCGTGCAGCGACTCGGCATCGCGCCGTTCGTGGTCGACCCGGTCGCCGCGTCGCAGCACGGCGACCCGCTGCTGCGACCGGACGCCGTCGAAGCCCTGCGCGACGTCGTCCTCCCCCTCGCCACGCTCGTCACCCCGAACCTGGGCGAGATCGCGCTGCTCACCGGCGTCGAGGTACGCACCCGCGCCGACATGGACGAGGCCGCTGCCGCGCTGCTCGCGCTCGGGCCGAAGGCGGTGCTGGTCAAGGGGGGGCACCTGGCCGGTGACGATGCCGTGGACCTGCTGCACGACGGCGAGACGGCAATCGAGTTCCGCGCCCCGCGCCACGACACGGCGCACACCCACGGTTCGGGCGACACGCTCGCGTCGGCGACCACCGCCGCGCTCGCGCGCGGCGCGACCCTGGCCGCGGCCGTCGCAGAGGGCAAGGCGTTCATCCGCGGCGCGGTGGCCGGCTCCTTCCCGCTGGGCAGCGGGCTCGGCCCGGTGGGTCACTTCTGGCGGGTGCGGGACTGGCCCCAGCGGACCACGCCGTGA
- a CDS encoding L,D-transpeptidase family protein codes for MPGRPTRLTVLAALSAVVLAGCSSARGERDASTSAGASTTVPSSTPAPAITTPTTTAPRTSARPSTTARSSAPGTHRPTPPATSTPAPRRSSSHAARTARTQRLPLDLSTGDARQVVTVVASSHGATTATVQRWKRSDGGWRRVGAAIDAYVGSAGVGRASEGSSKTPAGSFTLTQAFGNDGDPGTRLPYFRTTNADYWMSSPGSTYNTHQRCGDCGYDNGVNEHLHEVTPEYDQAVVIDYNTRNAPGGVKAGRGSAFFLHIQNGEPTAGCVAIPRDDLIRVMAWLAPTRHPRILIGVD; via the coding sequence ATGCCCGGCCGCCCCACCCGCCTGACCGTCCTCGCCGCGCTGAGCGCGGTGGTCCTCGCCGGCTGCTCCAGCGCCCGCGGCGAACGGGACGCGAGCACCTCCGCCGGCGCATCGACGACCGTCCCGTCGTCGACACCCGCCCCGGCCATCACGACACCGACGACGACCGCCCCACGCACCTCGGCACGCCCGAGCACGACGGCCCGGTCGTCCGCCCCGGGCACGCACCGGCCGACGCCGCCGGCCACGAGCACGCCGGCGCCGCGACGCTCGTCGTCCCACGCGGCGCGCACCGCCCGCACGCAGCGCCTCCCGCTCGACCTGTCGACCGGCGACGCCCGGCAGGTGGTCACCGTCGTCGCGTCGAGCCACGGCGCGACCACCGCGACCGTGCAGCGGTGGAAGAGGTCCGACGGCGGATGGCGCCGGGTGGGCGCGGCGATCGACGCCTACGTCGGCAGCGCGGGCGTCGGCAGGGCGAGCGAGGGCAGCAGCAAGACCCCGGCCGGCAGCTTCACGCTGACGCAGGCCTTCGGCAACGACGGCGACCCCGGCACTCGGCTGCCCTACTTCCGCACCACGAACGCCGACTACTGGATGAGCAGTCCCGGCTCGACGTACAACACGCACCAGCGCTGCGGCGACTGCGGTTACGACAACGGCGTCAACGAGCATCTGCACGAGGTCACGCCGGAGTACGACCAGGCCGTCGTCATCGACTACAACACCCGTAACGCGCCGGGCGGGGTGAAGGCAGGCCGGGGCAGCGCGTTCTTCCTGCACATCCAGAACGGCGAGCCCACCGCCGGCTGCGTAGCGATCCCGCGCGACGACCTGATCCGCGTCATGGCATGGCTCGCCCCGACCCGTCATCCGCGCATCCTCATCGGCGTCGACTGA
- a CDS encoding alpha/beta fold hydrolase yields MPYVQVGDHALSWRRRGAGPPLLLVQGMAGHHALWGEAFLAALAADFDVVTFDHRGIGADRDGPDAVGDFTVADLAADAAAVLDVVGWDDAHVLGISLGGMVAQELALGRPERVRSVVLGCTYAGGAGATLDAPGPLRLLQAMQLAATTGTVENAVRTAYEVNLSPAFRADDTQFAAFAAASLAVRVPMPVVLQQAKAVFGHDTSGRLPGLAAPTLVVHGTADQMIGYANAPVIADLVPRATLRPLDGVGHLLWWEQPGVTAGLVREHCR; encoded by the coding sequence ATGCCCTACGTCCAGGTCGGCGACCACGCGCTGTCGTGGCGACGCCGCGGCGCCGGGCCGCCGCTGCTGCTCGTGCAGGGGATGGCCGGCCACCACGCGCTGTGGGGTGAGGCGTTCCTCGCCGCCCTCGCCGCGGACTTCGACGTCGTGACGTTCGATCATCGGGGGATCGGTGCCGACCGGGACGGGCCGGACGCCGTCGGCGACTTCACCGTCGCCGATCTCGCCGCCGACGCCGCGGCCGTGCTCGACGTCGTCGGGTGGGACGATGCGCACGTCCTCGGCATCTCCCTGGGCGGCATGGTGGCGCAGGAGCTCGCGCTCGGCCGGCCCGAGCGCGTCCGCTCGGTCGTCCTGGGCTGCACCTACGCCGGCGGGGCGGGCGCCACGTTGGATGCCCCGGGCCCGCTGCGGCTGCTGCAGGCCATGCAGCTCGCCGCCACCACCGGCACCGTCGAGAACGCGGTGCGCACGGCGTACGAGGTGAACCTGTCCCCGGCGTTCCGCGCCGACGACACGCAGTTCGCAGCCTTCGCGGCGGCGTCGCTGGCGGTGCGGGTGCCGATGCCTGTGGTGCTGCAGCAGGCCAAGGCAGTGTTCGGGCACGACACGAGCGGCCGGCTGCCCGGTCTCGCCGCGCCCACCCTCGTCGTCCACGGCACCGCCGACCAGATGATCGGCTATGCCAACGCGCCGGTGATCGCCGATCTCGTGCCCCGCGCCACCCTGCGTCCGCTCGACGGTGTCGGGCACCTGTTGTGGTGGGAGCAGCCCGGTGTCACGGCGGGGTTGGTGCGGGAGCACTGCCGGTGA
- the tenA gene encoding thiaminase II → MEDTLTAPEVATVTQRLWNGAAHVHEAILAHPFLAGLTDGTLPADTFAYYLAQDAHYLRDYARTLAVVAAKAPTHADTALLARHAAETAEVELALHETLLPQLGIDAAALADVAVSPTTTAYTSYLLATAHGGTFADGLAAVLPCYWIYQRVGQSLVAAGSPDARYRRWIDTYADDAFAETVAAVLALADRLVVDAAAESGMHRHFGVTARYEWMFWDAAWRREGWPL, encoded by the coding sequence ATGGAGGACACGCTGACCGCGCCGGAGGTCGCGACCGTGACGCAGCGACTCTGGAACGGCGCGGCGCACGTCCACGAGGCGATCCTCGCGCACCCGTTCCTCGCCGGACTGACCGACGGCACCCTCCCGGCGGACACGTTCGCCTACTACCTCGCCCAGGACGCGCACTATCTGCGCGACTACGCGCGAACGCTCGCCGTCGTCGCGGCCAAGGCTCCGACCCACGCCGACACCGCGCTGCTAGCACGGCACGCCGCCGAGACCGCCGAGGTCGAGCTGGCGCTGCACGAGACATTGCTGCCGCAGCTGGGCATCGACGCGGCCGCGCTCGCCGACGTCGCGGTCTCGCCGACGACGACGGCCTACACGTCCTACCTGCTGGCGACGGCCCACGGCGGCACCTTCGCCGACGGGCTGGCCGCGGTGCTGCCCTGCTACTGGATCTACCAGCGGGTCGGGCAGTCACTCGTCGCCGCCGGCTCGCCGGACGCGCGATACCGGCGTTGGATCGACACCTACGCCGACGACGCGTTCGCCGAGACCGTGGCCGCCGTGCTGGCCCTGGCCGACCGCCTCGTCGTGGACGCCGCCGCGGAGTCCGGCATGCACCGGCACTTCGGGGTCACGGCGCGCTACGAGTGGATGTTCTGGGACGCCGCGTGGCGGCGGGAGGGATGGCCGTTGTGA
- a CDS encoding bifunctional FO biosynthesis protein CofGH has product MTSLASWSTADLTAAARDVRDRAFGTRLTYSPKVFVPLTRLCRDRCGYCTFATAPRHLSTPYLTRDEVLAIATAGATAGATAGCHEALFTLGEQPEQRYPQAREWLTEHGYASTVDYLRAMAEAVLVETGLLPHANAGALGEAELAALRSVAPSQGMMIESLRDDLAAHRGAPDKVPARRLATLEAAGRLAIPFTTGILVGIGEDETDRITALQAIAESHARHGHVQEVIVQNFLPKPGTAMRDAAPCPTEDHLRAIALARLILPADVHLQAPPNLSDEATLPALVDAGIDDWGGVSPVTADHVNPERPWPALDTLRAATETAGHTLAPRLTIYPEFAQAPQRWLDADLRFAVLDRADAEGLARDDAGSHWPERHEAAANVGTGAEVVQIGRRSSAWYSGADVEPPALLPAPARARGPVREALDAAVAGEQLDEDAITTLFTARGPEVAAVAEVADAMRREAVGDAVTYVVNRNINYTNVCTFKCTFCGFSKGPLSLNLRGKPYLLSLDEIAGRAVEAAELGATEVCLQGGIHPSFDGEFYVDVTRAVKAAVPDLHVHGFTALEVTEGARRLGEPLPDYLARLRDAGLKTLPGTAAEILDDEIRAVLCPDKIDTQQWLDAHEAAHSVGLRSNVTMMFGSVESPRHWARHFVRTRELQARTGGFTEFVGLPFVHMAAPIYLKRGARRGPTFREVLLVHAVARIAYRGLIDNIQASWVKLGRSGAVQLLNAGVNDLGGTLMDENISRAAGATHGQGWQPADFEAVAADAGRFAVQRSTLYAEPATALRTA; this is encoded by the coding sequence ATGACGTCTCTCGCCAGCTGGTCGACGGCGGACCTCACGGCGGCGGCGCGCGACGTCCGCGATCGTGCGTTCGGCACCCGGCTGACCTACTCGCCGAAGGTGTTCGTCCCGCTCACCCGGCTGTGCCGCGATCGCTGCGGGTACTGCACCTTCGCGACCGCGCCGCGCCACCTGAGCACGCCGTACCTGACCCGCGACGAGGTGCTCGCGATCGCCACCGCTGGTGCCACCGCTGGTGCCACCGCCGGCTGCCACGAGGCGCTGTTCACCCTCGGCGAGCAGCCCGAGCAGCGCTACCCGCAGGCGCGGGAGTGGCTGACCGAGCACGGCTACGCCTCCACCGTCGACTACCTGCGGGCGATGGCCGAGGCGGTGCTGGTCGAGACCGGTCTGCTGCCGCACGCCAATGCCGGCGCGCTGGGCGAGGCGGAGCTCGCGGCGCTGCGCTCCGTCGCGCCGTCCCAGGGGATGATGATCGAGTCGCTGCGCGACGATCTCGCCGCCCACCGGGGCGCGCCCGACAAGGTGCCCGCCCGCCGCCTCGCCACGCTCGAGGCCGCCGGCCGGCTCGCGATCCCGTTCACGACCGGCATCCTGGTGGGCATCGGCGAGGACGAGACCGACCGCATCACCGCGCTGCAGGCGATCGCCGAGAGCCATGCCCGGCACGGGCACGTGCAGGAGGTGATCGTCCAGAACTTCCTGCCCAAGCCGGGCACCGCCATGCGTGACGCCGCGCCGTGCCCGACCGAGGACCATCTGCGCGCGATCGCGCTGGCCCGGCTCATCCTGCCCGCCGACGTGCACCTGCAGGCGCCGCCGAACCTGTCCGACGAGGCCACGTTGCCGGCCCTGGTCGACGCCGGCATCGACGACTGGGGCGGCGTCTCCCCCGTCACCGCCGACCACGTCAATCCGGAGCGGCCCTGGCCGGCGCTCGACACGCTGCGCGCAGCCACCGAGACGGCCGGGCACACCCTGGCGCCGCGGCTCACGATCTACCCGGAGTTCGCGCAGGCGCCGCAGCGCTGGCTCGACGCCGACCTGCGCTTCGCCGTCCTCGACCGGGCCGACGCCGAGGGGCTCGCCCGCGACGACGCCGGCTCGCACTGGCCCGAACGGCACGAGGCCGCGGCGAACGTGGGCACGGGCGCCGAGGTCGTGCAGATCGGGCGGCGGTCGAGTGCCTGGTACTCCGGCGCCGACGTCGAGCCGCCGGCGCTGCTCCCGGCGCCGGCCCGGGCCCGCGGGCCGGTGCGCGAGGCCCTGGACGCCGCGGTGGCCGGTGAGCAGCTCGACGAGGACGCGATCACCACGCTGTTCACGGCCCGCGGCCCGGAGGTCGCGGCGGTGGCCGAGGTCGCCGACGCGATGCGGCGCGAGGCGGTCGGCGACGCCGTCACCTACGTGGTGAACCGCAACATCAACTACACCAACGTCTGCACCTTCAAGTGCACGTTCTGCGGCTTCAGCAAGGGCCCGCTGTCGCTGAACCTGCGCGGCAAGCCCTATCTGCTCTCGCTGGACGAGATCGCCGGCCGCGCCGTCGAGGCCGCCGAGCTCGGCGCCACCGAGGTCTGCCTGCAGGGCGGCATCCACCCCAGCTTCGACGGTGAGTTCTACGTCGACGTCACCCGGGCGGTGAAGGCGGCCGTGCCGGACCTGCACGTGCACGGCTTCACCGCACTCGAGGTGACCGAGGGTGCGCGTCGGCTCGGCGAGCCGCTGCCCGACTACCTGGCCCGGTTGCGCGACGCCGGTCTGAAGACGCTGCCGGGCACGGCCGCCGAGATCCTCGACGACGAGATTCGCGCCGTCCTGTGCCCGGACAAGATCGACACCCAGCAGTGGCTGGACGCCCACGAGGCGGCGCACTCGGTGGGGCTGCGCAGCAACGTCACGATGATGTTCGGCTCGGTCGAGTCCCCGCGACACTGGGCCCGCCACTTCGTGCGGACCCGCGAACTGCAGGCCCGCACCGGCGGGTTCACCGAGTTCGTCGGGCTGCCCTTCGTCCACATGGCCGCGCCGATCTACCTCAAGCGCGGCGCGCGACGCGGGCCGACCTTCCGCGAGGTCCTGCTCGTCCACGCCGTCGCGCGCATCGCGTATCGCGGGCTGATCGACAACATCCAGGCGTCCTGGGTGAAGCTCGGTCGCTCGGGCGCGGTGCAGCTGCTCAACGCCGGCGTCAACGACCTCGGCGGGACGCTGATGGACGAGAACATCAGCCGGGCCGCCGGCGCGACCCACGGCCAGGGCTGGCAGCCCGCCGACTTCGAGGCCGTCGCCGCGGATGCCGGCCGGTTCGCCGTCCAGCGCAGCACCCTCTACGCCGAGCCCGCCACCGCGCTGCGGACGGCGTGA